One stretch of Thermoproteota archaeon DNA includes these proteins:
- a CDS encoding translocase, translated as MIDFSLNVAGSEWIIIIFVALVLILGTNKLPEAAKKLGRASAEYKKARDEVQNQMKDFSTQNVQVSGPVQNEREKLEMIAKSLGINFAGKTTDELREIISSKIGKPIEPKKETEKTE; from the coding sequence GTGATTGATTTTTCCCTAAATGTTGCAGGCAGTGAGTGGATAATCATTATTTTTGTAGCACTGGTACTGATTCTTGGAACAAACAAGCTGCCAGAGGCAGCAAAAAAATTAGGACGTGCTTCTGCTGAATACAAAAAAGCTAGAGACGAAGTGCAGAATCAAATGAAAGATTTTAGCACACAAAATGTTCAGGTCTCAGGTCCTGTGCAAAATGAAAGAGAAAAGCTTGAGATGATTGCAAAATCATTGGGAATTAATTTTGCCGGAAAGACAACTGATGAGCTAAGAGAGATTATTTCATCAAAGATTGGAAAACCAATTGAGCCAAAAAAAGAAACGGAAAAGACAGAATGA